In one window of Hymenobacter nivis DNA:
- a CDS encoding NADH-quinone oxidoreductase subunit 5 family protein, which translates to MIALILLAPLLAGLLMVVVRRFPAALGLGGGLASLAGAGGLLYQVRQHTAAGLTLPGLPGMPFRLEATPFTAVLALVVAVVALLILTYACGYMARERGQVWFWSSMMLFIAAMQLLVLAADWLLFITGWELMGLASYLLIATWHWEEKARQGAFKAFLLTRGTDLGLYLGVVLIILQTGTNLMEPQPGRLLSLVGALALLLAVMGKSAQVPFQSWLSGAMAGPTPVSALLHSATMVAAGVVLLLRAYPLLPPASLPFVGAVGGLTIVLTGLTALVSNDIKQLLAASTSSQLGFMLLALAAGSPAAAVAHLLAHAFMKSSLFLSAGIFQHQNDDTAFVRISGSGRWAPWAFGGWALAGLALAGVPPLVGYWSKDAVLTAGYQSGHPGPYFGVAVLGAALTALYMGRSIRLLWTGPERPPTAAVTGIWSMRAGLALLVGGVVVGGGLLAPALRFVGLTLPENATAQFSGLAAAVGGLGVGFFLFRAADFRQPVLRFARQNYPLAGGFEAVVGQPVLALAAGCRDFDLRLHQLVLGVGQAALGLASAGTAADAGLSGAAQAAGRRTLALADGIRQLAETGISGAVDEVGTAVKKAGQLSRRTQSGLIHQELLWTVAGLLVLGAVLFFTLL; encoded by the coding sequence ATGATAGCGCTGATTCTCCTCGCGCCCCTGCTGGCGGGCCTGCTGATGGTAGTGGTGCGCCGGTTTCCGGCGGCGCTGGGGCTGGGCGGCGGGCTGGCTTCGCTGGCCGGGGCGGGTGGCTTGCTCTACCAGGTGCGGCAGCACACGGCGGCCGGGCTCACGCTGCCGGGTCTGCCGGGAATGCCGTTTCGACTGGAAGCCACGCCTTTTACGGCGGTGCTGGCCCTGGTGGTGGCCGTCGTGGCGCTGCTGATTCTAACCTACGCCTGCGGCTACATGGCCCGCGAGCGGGGCCAGGTGTGGTTCTGGAGCAGCATGATGCTCTTCATTGCCGCAATGCAGCTACTGGTACTGGCCGCCGACTGGCTCCTGTTCATCACCGGCTGGGAGCTGATGGGACTGGCGTCCTACCTGCTGATTGCGACCTGGCACTGGGAAGAAAAAGCCCGACAGGGCGCCTTCAAGGCCTTTCTGCTCACCCGCGGCACCGACCTGGGCCTCTACCTGGGCGTGGTGCTCATTATTCTGCAAACCGGCACCAACCTCATGGAGCCGCAGCCGGGCCGGCTGCTCTCGCTGGTGGGGGCGCTGGCGCTGCTGCTGGCCGTGATGGGCAAGTCGGCGCAGGTGCCGTTCCAGAGCTGGCTGTCGGGGGCCATGGCGGGCCCAACGCCCGTGTCGGCGCTGCTGCATTCGGCCACGATGGTGGCTGCCGGGGTAGTACTCCTGCTCCGGGCCTACCCGCTGCTGCCCCCGGCCAGCCTGCCGTTCGTGGGGGCCGTGGGGGGGCTGACCATTGTGCTGACCGGCCTGACGGCCCTGGTCAGCAACGACATCAAGCAGCTGCTGGCCGCCTCCACGTCGAGCCAGCTGGGGTTTATGCTGCTGGCCCTGGCCGCTGGCTCGCCGGCGGCGGCCGTGGCGCACCTGCTGGCGCACGCCTTCATGAAAAGCAGCCTGTTTCTGAGCGCGGGCATCTTTCAGCACCAAAACGACGACACGGCCTTCGTCCGCATCAGCGGCAGCGGCCGGTGGGCACCCTGGGCGTTCGGCGGCTGGGCGCTGGCCGGCCTGGCGCTGGCTGGGGTACCGCCGCTGGTCGGCTATTGGTCGAAGGACGCGGTGCTGACGGCCGGCTACCAGTCCGGCCATCCGGGGCCGTACTTCGGCGTGGCGGTGCTGGGGGCGGCGCTCACAGCCCTCTACATGGGCCGGTCCATCCGGCTGCTCTGGACCGGCCCCGAGCGCCCGCCGACCGCCGCCGTCACCGGCATCTGGTCTATGCGGGCGGGGCTGGCGCTGCTGGTGGGCGGCGTGGTAGTGGGCGGGGGGCTGCTGGCCCCGGCGCTCCGCTTCGTGGGGCTGACGCTGCCGGAAAATGCGACGGCCCAATTCAGCGGGCTGGCGGCGGCGGTGGGGGGCCTGGGAGTCGGCTTCTTCCTGTTCCGCGCCGCTGATTTCCGGCAGCCCGTGCTTCGGTTCGCGCGGCAGAACTACCCCCTGGCCGGCGGCTTCGAGGCCGTGGTGGGGCAGCCGGTGCTGGCCCTGGCGGCCGGGTGCCGGGACTTCGACCTGCGCCTGCACCAGCTCGTGCTGGGGGTAGGCCAGGCCGCGCTGGGCCTGGCCAGCGCCGGTACCGCCGCCGATGCCGGCCTGAGCGGTGCCGCCCAGGCGGCGGGCCGCCGCACCCTGGCACTGGCGGACGGCATTCGCCAGTTGGCGGAAACCGGCATCTCGGGG